A single Pseudomonas putida DNA region contains:
- a CDS encoding tellurite resistance TerB family protein, with translation MNTRGLLDQLLKSGQELLNKQPGAGKPSAGAGGLGGLLSGAGAGALGAGALGLLLGSKKARKYGGKALTYGGLAALGVLAYKAYGNWQARQGTGQGAEPQTLDRLPPAQAEQHSQAVLRALVAAAKSDGHIDERERALIEGEFTRLDNDRDLQHWLHDELNKPLDPAEVARAAQTPEMAAEMYLASVMMVDQENFMERAYLDELARQLRLDPALRQELESQVRLAAGQ, from the coding sequence ATGAACACCCGTGGCCTGCTCGATCAACTGCTCAAATCTGGCCAGGAGTTGCTCAACAAGCAGCCTGGCGCGGGCAAGCCGTCAGCCGGCGCCGGTGGTTTGGGGGGCCTGCTCTCCGGGGCCGGCGCAGGCGCCTTGGGGGCGGGCGCGCTGGGTCTGCTGCTGGGCAGCAAGAAGGCTCGCAAGTATGGCGGCAAGGCGCTCACCTACGGTGGCCTGGCCGCACTTGGCGTGCTCGCTTACAAGGCCTATGGCAACTGGCAGGCGCGCCAGGGCACAGGGCAGGGCGCCGAGCCGCAGACCCTCGACCGACTGCCGCCGGCCCAGGCTGAGCAGCACAGCCAGGCGGTACTGCGCGCGCTGGTGGCGGCGGCCAAGTCCGATGGCCATATCGACGAGCGCGAACGGGCCCTGATCGAAGGCGAATTCACCCGCCTGGACAACGACCGCGATCTGCAGCACTGGTTGCACGATGAGTTGAACAAGCCGCTGGACCCGGCCGAAGTCGCTCGCGCCGCGCAAACCCCGGAGATGGCTGCAGAGATGTATCTGGCCAGCGTGATGATGGTCGATCAGGAGAACTTCATGGAGCGCGCCTACCTCGACGAACTGGCCCGCCAGCTGCGCCTCGACCCGGCCCTGCGCCAGGAACTGGAGAGCCAGGTACGGCTTGCCGCAGGTCAATGA
- the ydcS gene encoding putative ABC transporter substrate-binding protein YdcS has translation MSVHKTALLGAMIGALLASAGLQAAEMPKALGAGEGRLDIVAWPGYIERGESDKAYDWVTGFEKETGCKVSVKTAATSDEMVSLMTKGGYDLVTASGDASLRLIVGKRVQPINTALIPNWKNIDPRLQNGGWYVVDKQVYGTPYQWGPNVLLYNTNTFKQAPTSWNVVFEPQDLPDGKPNKGRVQAYDGPIYIADAALYLKSAKPELGIKDPYELNEAQYKAVLELLRQQQPLIHRYWHDATVQMSDVKNEGVVASSSWGYMVNGLKAENQPVASTIPKEGATGWADTTMLHSEAKHPNCAYKWMDWSLQPKVQGDVAAWFGSLPAVPAACTGSELLGAEGCKTNGFDNFDKIAFWKTPQTQGGKFVPYSRWTQDYIAIMGGR, from the coding sequence ATGTCAGTGCACAAGACCGCATTGCTCGGCGCCATGATCGGCGCGCTGCTGGCCAGCGCCGGCCTGCAGGCCGCCGAGATGCCCAAGGCCCTGGGCGCCGGCGAAGGCCGGCTGGATATCGTCGCCTGGCCCGGCTACATCGAGCGCGGTGAAAGCGACAAGGCCTATGACTGGGTCACCGGTTTCGAGAAGGAAACCGGCTGCAAGGTCAGCGTCAAGACCGCGGCCACTTCCGATGAAATGGTCAGCCTGATGACCAAGGGCGGCTACGACCTGGTCACCGCTTCCGGCGACGCCTCGCTGCGCCTGATCGTCGGCAAGCGCGTACAGCCCATCAACACAGCGCTGATACCCAACTGGAAGAACATCGACCCACGCCTGCAGAACGGTGGCTGGTACGTGGTCGACAAACAGGTATATGGCACGCCCTACCAATGGGGCCCGAACGTGCTGCTGTACAACACCAATACCTTCAAGCAGGCACCCACCAGCTGGAACGTGGTGTTCGAGCCACAGGACCTGCCCGATGGCAAGCCGAACAAGGGCCGCGTGCAGGCTTACGACGGGCCGATCTACATCGCCGACGCCGCGCTGTACCTGAAATCGGCCAAGCCCGAACTGGGCATCAAGGACCCGTACGAGCTCAATGAAGCCCAGTACAAGGCCGTGCTCGAACTACTGCGCCAGCAGCAACCGCTGATCCACCGTTACTGGCACGACGCCACGGTACAGATGAGCGACGTGAAGAACGAGGGCGTGGTCGCCTCCAGCTCATGGGGTTACATGGTCAATGGCCTGAAGGCCGAGAACCAGCCAGTGGCCTCGACCATTCCGAAGGAAGGCGCCACCGGCTGGGCCGACACCACCATGCTGCACAGCGAGGCCAAGCACCCCAATTGCGCCTACAAGTGGATGGACTGGTCGCTGCAACCCAAGGTGCAGGGCGATGTGGCGGCCTGGTTCGGCTCGTTGCCCGCAGTGCCGGCAGCCTGCACCGGCAGCGAGCTGCTGGGGGCTGAAGGGTGCAAGACCAACGGCTTCGACAACTTCGACAAGATCGCCTTCTGGAAAACCCCACAGACCCAGGGCGGCAAGTTCGTGCCGTATAGCCGCTGGACCCAGGATTACATTGCGATCATGGGCGGGCGCTAG
- a CDS encoding ABC transporter ATP-binding protein: MPLAVQFTQVSRTFGEVKAVDQVSIDIDDGEFFSMLGPSGSGKTTCLRLIAGFEQPNSGSIRIHGVEAAGVPPYQRDVNTVFQDYALFPHMNVRDNIAYGLKVKGVAKAERQARAEEALAMVALAGYGERKPAQLSGGQRQRVALARALVNRPRVLLLDEPLGALDLKLREQMQGELKKLQRQLGITFIFVTHDQTEALSMSDRVAVFNRGRIEQVDTPRNLYMKPATTFVAEFVGTSNVIRGDLAEQLSGSRAPFSIRPEHIRLVDQPGQAQDVQLGGLLRDVQYQGSATRYEVQLDSGQLLAVSHANDQWQAQAQPWQAGQQVQVRWPREAMTALQETVLAEGR; this comes from the coding sequence ATGCCCCTAGCCGTCCAGTTCACCCAGGTTTCCCGCACCTTTGGCGAGGTCAAGGCCGTCGACCAGGTCAGCATCGACATCGATGACGGCGAATTCTTCTCCATGCTCGGCCCTTCCGGCTCGGGCAAGACCACCTGCCTGCGCCTGATCGCAGGCTTCGAGCAACCCAATAGCGGTTCGATCCGCATCCATGGTGTCGAGGCCGCTGGCGTACCGCCCTACCAGCGCGACGTCAACACGGTGTTCCAGGACTACGCCCTGTTCCCGCACATGAACGTGCGCGACAACATCGCCTACGGCCTCAAGGTCAAGGGCGTGGCCAAGGCCGAACGCCAGGCACGCGCCGAAGAAGCGCTGGCCATGGTCGCCCTGGCCGGCTACGGCGAACGCAAACCGGCACAGCTTTCCGGCGGCCAGCGCCAGCGCGTGGCCCTGGCCCGCGCGCTGGTCAACAGGCCACGGGTGTTGCTGCTCGACGAGCCGCTGGGCGCACTCGACCTCAAGCTGCGCGAACAAATGCAGGGCGAATTGAAGAAGCTGCAGCGCCAGTTGGGCATCACTTTCATCTTCGTCACCCACGACCAGACCGAAGCGCTGTCGATGTCGGACCGGGTGGCGGTCTTCAACCGTGGGCGCATCGAGCAGGTCGACACGCCACGCAACCTCTACATGAAGCCAGCGACCACCTTCGTCGCCGAGTTCGTCGGCACCTCCAACGTCATCCGCGGCGACCTCGCCGAACAACTCAGCGGCAGCCGCGCACCGTTTTCCATTCGCCCGGAGCATATCCGCCTGGTGGATCAGCCAGGCCAGGCGCAAGACGTTCAGCTCGGCGGCCTGCTGCGCGACGTCCAGTACCAGGGCAGTGCCACCCGCTATGAGGTGCAACTGGACAGCGGCCAGCTGCTGGCGGTGAGCCACGCCAACGACCAATGGCAGGCACAAGCGCAGCCCTGGCAGGCCGGCCAGCAAGTGCAGGTACGCTGGCCACGCGAGGCGATGACCGCGCTGCAGGAAACCGTCCTGGCCGAGGGCCGTTGA
- a CDS encoding ABC transporter permease yields MRRLSDLLYRRPNLYLALLLIPPLTWFGAIYLGSLLSLLWQGFYTFDDFTMAVTPELTLGNFAALFNPSNFDIILRTLTMAVAVSLASAVLAFPIAYYMARYTSGKTKAFFYIAVMMPMWASYIVKTYAWTLLLAKGGVAQWFVQQLHLDALLQAVLTVPGVGGSTLSTSHLGRFMVFVYIWLPFMILPIQASLERLPPSLLQASADLGARPRQTFLQVILPLSIPGIAAGSIFTFSLTLGDFIVPQLVGPPGYFIGSMVYAQQGAIGNMPMAAAFTLVPIVLIAVYLAIVKRLGAFDAL; encoded by the coding sequence ATGCGCCGCCTGTCCGATCTGCTGTACCGGCGCCCCAACCTCTACCTGGCGCTGTTGCTGATCCCCCCACTGACCTGGTTCGGCGCCATCTACCTGGGCTCGTTGCTCAGCCTGCTGTGGCAGGGCTTCTACACCTTCGACGACTTCACCATGGCGGTAACCCCGGAGCTGACCCTGGGCAACTTCGCGGCACTGTTCAACCCGTCCAACTTCGACATCATCCTGCGCACCCTGACCATGGCCGTGGCGGTATCGCTGGCCAGTGCGGTGCTGGCCTTCCCGATTGCCTACTACATGGCGCGCTACACCAGCGGCAAGACCAAGGCATTCTTCTACATCGCGGTGATGATGCCGATGTGGGCCAGCTACATCGTCAAGACCTACGCCTGGACCCTCTTGCTGGCCAAGGGCGGTGTGGCCCAGTGGTTCGTCCAGCAGCTGCACCTGGACGCCCTGCTGCAGGCCGTGCTGACCGTGCCCGGGGTCGGCGGCAGCACGTTGTCGACCTCGCACCTGGGGCGCTTCATGGTGTTCGTGTACATCTGGCTACCGTTCATGATCCTGCCGATCCAGGCCTCGCTCGAACGCCTGCCACCGTCATTGCTGCAGGCGTCGGCAGACCTGGGTGCCAGGCCGCGGCAAACGTTCCTGCAGGTGATCCTGCCGCTGTCGATCCCCGGCATTGCCGCCGGCTCGATCTTCACCTTCTCGCTGACCTTGGGCGACTTCATCGTGCCGCAACTGGTCGGCCCGCCAGGTTACTTCATCGGCAGCATGGTCTATGCCCAACAAGGGGCGATCGGCAACATGCCGATGGCGGCAGCCTTCACGCTGGTGCCAATCGTGCTGATCGCGGTGTACCTGGCCATCGTCAAGCGCCTGGGGGCCTTCGATGCACTCTGA
- a CDS encoding ABC transporter permease has translation MHSEKASVGLRLAAWGGLVFLHFPILIIFLYAFNTEDAAFSFPPKGFTLNWFTVAFARPDVLEAIKLSLQVACLATLIALVLGTLASAALYRRSFFGKESISLMLILPIALPGIITGIALLSAFKSLGIEPGVFTIVVGHATFCVVIVYNNVIARLRRTSQSLIEASMDLGADGWQTFRYIILPNLGSALLAGGMLAFALSFDEIIVTTFTAGHERTLPIWLLNQLSRPRDVPVTNVVAMLVMLVTMLPILGAYYLTRGGESVAGSGK, from the coding sequence ATGCACTCTGAAAAAGCGTCTGTCGGCCTGCGCCTGGCGGCCTGGGGCGGGTTGGTGTTTCTGCACTTCCCGATCCTGATCATCTTCCTGTACGCCTTCAATACCGAAGACGCGGCGTTCAGCTTCCCGCCCAAGGGCTTCACCCTCAACTGGTTCACCGTGGCCTTCGCCCGCCCCGACGTGCTCGAAGCGATCAAGCTGTCGCTGCAGGTGGCGTGCCTGGCCACGCTGATCGCGCTGGTGCTCGGCACCCTGGCCTCGGCGGCGCTGTACCGGCGCAGCTTCTTCGGCAAGGAGAGCATCTCGCTGATGCTGATCCTGCCGATCGCCCTGCCCGGCATCATCACCGGCATCGCCCTGCTCTCGGCGTTCAAAAGCCTGGGGATAGAGCCCGGCGTGTTCACCATTGTGGTCGGTCACGCCACGTTCTGCGTGGTGATCGTCTACAACAACGTGATCGCCCGCCTGCGGCGTACCTCGCAGAGCCTGATCGAGGCGTCCATGGACCTCGGTGCCGACGGCTGGCAGACCTTCCGTTACATCATCCTGCCCAACCTCGGCTCGGCACTGCTGGCCGGCGGCATGCTGGCCTTTGCCCTGTCGTTCGACGAAATCATCGTCACCACCTTCACCGCCGGCCACGAGCGCACCCTGCCGATCTGGCTGCTCAACCAGCTCAGCCGCCCGCGCGATGTGCCGGTGACCAACGTGGTCGCCATGCTGGTGATGCTGGTGACCATGCTGCCGATTCTCGGCGCCTATTACCTGACCCGTGGCGGCGAAAGCGTTGCGGGCAGTGGCAAATGA